One stretch of Streptomyces sp. A2-16 DNA includes these proteins:
- a CDS encoding enoyl-CoA hydratase-related protein yields the protein MSEARMTPEKPTQEGPTQEKPTEEKPSVLRVTRDGAVATVRVDRPKVNAVDPAMIEEFLATLAPLAADPEVRCIVITGTGRFFVAGADIAVMRDLSADNQARMRRWIHVQRVIEQTPKPVVAAMNGHALGGGAELSLACDLRILSTEATFGFPEMRLGLFPGAGGSQRLPRLVGPHLAKRLMIEGEQLTPQRALELGLVDVVVEHAEFEATVAERARRLAAQPTAGIGLLKRVVDEGYGLPLEQALEREEKGVADLIGTADAREGLQAFLDKRTPVFTGQ from the coding sequence GTGAGCGAGGCGAGGATGACACCGGAGAAGCCGACCCAGGAAGGGCCGACTCAGGAGAAGCCGACCGAGGAGAAGCCCTCCGTGCTGCGCGTGACGCGCGACGGCGCCGTGGCCACCGTGCGCGTCGACCGTCCCAAGGTGAACGCCGTGGATCCGGCGATGATCGAGGAGTTCCTCGCGACGCTGGCGCCGCTGGCCGCCGATCCGGAGGTGCGCTGCATCGTCATCACCGGCACCGGCCGGTTCTTCGTCGCCGGTGCCGACATCGCCGTCATGCGCGACCTGTCCGCGGACAACCAGGCGAGGATGCGCCGCTGGATCCACGTACAACGGGTGATCGAGCAGACCCCCAAGCCGGTCGTCGCCGCGATGAACGGCCACGCGCTCGGCGGCGGCGCGGAGTTGTCGCTCGCCTGCGACCTGCGGATCCTCTCGACGGAGGCCACGTTCGGCTTCCCGGAGATGCGGCTCGGACTGTTCCCGGGGGCCGGCGGCAGCCAGCGCCTCCCCCGGCTCGTCGGCCCCCACCTGGCGAAACGGCTGATGATCGAGGGGGAGCAGCTGACACCACAGCGCGCCCTGGAGCTCGGACTCGTCGACGTCGTGGTGGAGCACGCCGAGTTCGAGGCGACGGTCGCCGAGCGGGCCCGCCGCCTCGCGGCGCAGCCGACGGCCGGCATCGGCCTGCTCAAGCGGGTCGTCGACGAGGGGTACGGGCTGCCCCTCGAACAGGCCCTGGAGCGCGAGGAGAAGGGCGTCGCCGACCTGATCGGGACCGCCGACGCGAGGGAGGGGCTTCAGGCGTTCCTCGACAAGCGGACGCCGGTGTTCACCGGACAGTGA